A genomic region of Jaculus jaculus isolate mJacJac1 chromosome 10, mJacJac1.mat.Y.cur, whole genome shotgun sequence contains the following coding sequences:
- the Shh gene encoding sonic hedgehog protein isoform X2: MDDMLLLARCLLLVLASSLLLCPGLACGPGRGFGKRRHPKKLTPLAYKQFIPNVAEKTLGASGRYEGKISRNSERFKELTPNYNPDIIFKDEENTGADRLMTQRCKDKLNALAISVMNQWPGVKLRVTEGWDEDGHHSEESLHYEGRAVDITTSDRDRSKYGMLARLAVEAGFDWVYYESKAHIHCSVKAENSVAAKSGGCFPGSATVHLEQGGTKLVKDLRPGDRVLAADDQGRLLYSDFLTFLDRDDRAKKVFYVVETREPRERLLLTAAHLLFPAGAPWAAAGPPPGALFASRVRPGQRVYVVAERDGDRRLLPAAVHSVTLREEVAGAYAPLTAQGTILINRVLASCYAVIEEHGLAHRAFAPFRLAHALLAALAPPAPTDRGGHGHGPASEPAAASGIHWYSQLLYHLGTWLLDSEALHPLGMAVTAS; encoded by the exons ATGGACGACATGCTGCTGCTGGCGAGATGTCTGCTGCTGGTCCTCGCCTCCTCGCTGCTACTGTGCCCGGGGCTGGCGTGCGGGCCCGGCAGGGGCTTTGGAAAGAGGCGGCACCCCAAAAAGCTGACCCCTTTAGCCTACAAGCAGTTCATCCCCAACGTAGCCGAGAAGACCCTGGGGGCCAGCGGCAGATACGAAGGGAAGATCTCCAGAAACTCCGAACGATTTAAGGAACTCACCCCCAATTATAACCCCGACATCATATTTAAGGATGAGGAAAACACGGGAGCCGACCGGCTGATGACTCAG AGGTGCAAGGACAAGTTAAACGCCTTAGCCATCTCAGTGATGAACCAGTGGCCAGGAGTGAAACTACGGGTGACTGAAGGCTGGGATGAGGATGGCCACCACTCAGAAGAGTCTCTGCACTATGAGGGCCGAGCAGTGGACATCACCACGTCTGACCGTGACCGCAGCAAGTACGGCATGCTGGCCCGCCTGGCCGTGGAGGCCGGCTTTGACTGGGTCTACTATGAATCCAAAGCGCATATCCACTGCTCGGTGAAAGCAG AGAACTCCGTGGCGGCCAAATCCGGAGGCTGCTTCCCAGGCTCGGCCACGGTGCACCTGGAGCAGGGTGGCACCAAGCTCGTGAAGGATCTGCGCCCCGGGGACCGCGTGCTGGCGGCCGACGACCAGGGCCGGCTGCTCTACAGCGACTTCCTCACCTTCCTGGACCGCGACGACCGCGCCAAGAAGGTCTTCTACGTGGTGGAGACCCGGGAGCCGCGGGAGCGCCTCCTGCTCACGGCCGCGCACCTGCTCTTC CCTGCCGGCGCGCCGTGGGCCGCCGCGGGGCCCCCGCCCGGGGCGCTCTTCGCCAGCCGCGTGCGCCCGGGCCAGCGCGTGTACGTGGTGGCCGAGCGCGACGGGGACCGCCGGCTGCTGCCCGCCGCGGTGCACAGCGTGACGCTGCGCGAGGAGGTGGCGGGCGCGTACGCGCCGCTCACGGCGCAGGGCACCATTCTCATCAACCGGGTGCTGGCCTCGTGCTACGCCGTCATCGAGGAGCACGGCCTGGCGCACCGGGCCTTCGCGCCCTTCCGCCTGGCGCACGCGCTGCTGGCCGCGCTGGCCCCTCCGGCGCCCACGGACCGCGGCGGCCACGGCCACGGCCCCGCGTCCGAGCCCGCGGCCGCCTCGGGCATCCACTGGTACTCGCAGCTGCTCTACCACCTGGGCACCTGGCTGCTGGACAGCGAGGCCCTGCACCCCCTGGGCATGGCGGTCACGGCCAGCTGA
- the Shh gene encoding sonic hedgehog protein isoform X1 encodes MDDMLLLARCLLLVLASSLLLCPGLACGPGRGFGKRRHPKKLTPLAYKQFIPNVAEKTLGASGRYEGKISRNSERFKELTPNYNPDIIFKDEENTGADRLMTQRCKDKLNALAISVMNQWPGVKLRVTEGWDEDGHHSEESLHYEGRAVDITTSDRDRSKYGMLARLAVEAGFDWVYYESKAHIHCSVKAENSVAAKSGGCFPGSATVHLEQGGTKLVKDLRPGDRVLAADDQGRLLYSDFLTFLDRDDRAKKVFYVVETREPRERLLLTAAHLLFVAPPPPPLPPLNASAAGSGPGSEPAGAPWAAAGPPPGALFASRVRPGQRVYVVAERDGDRRLLPAAVHSVTLREEVAGAYAPLTAQGTILINRVLASCYAVIEEHGLAHRAFAPFRLAHALLAALAPPAPTDRGGHGHGPASEPAAASGIHWYSQLLYHLGTWLLDSEALHPLGMAVTAS; translated from the exons ATGGACGACATGCTGCTGCTGGCGAGATGTCTGCTGCTGGTCCTCGCCTCCTCGCTGCTACTGTGCCCGGGGCTGGCGTGCGGGCCCGGCAGGGGCTTTGGAAAGAGGCGGCACCCCAAAAAGCTGACCCCTTTAGCCTACAAGCAGTTCATCCCCAACGTAGCCGAGAAGACCCTGGGGGCCAGCGGCAGATACGAAGGGAAGATCTCCAGAAACTCCGAACGATTTAAGGAACTCACCCCCAATTATAACCCCGACATCATATTTAAGGATGAGGAAAACACGGGAGCCGACCGGCTGATGACTCAG AGGTGCAAGGACAAGTTAAACGCCTTAGCCATCTCAGTGATGAACCAGTGGCCAGGAGTGAAACTACGGGTGACTGAAGGCTGGGATGAGGATGGCCACCACTCAGAAGAGTCTCTGCACTATGAGGGCCGAGCAGTGGACATCACCACGTCTGACCGTGACCGCAGCAAGTACGGCATGCTGGCCCGCCTGGCCGTGGAGGCCGGCTTTGACTGGGTCTACTATGAATCCAAAGCGCATATCCACTGCTCGGTGAAAGCAG AGAACTCCGTGGCGGCCAAATCCGGAGGCTGCTTCCCAGGCTCGGCCACGGTGCACCTGGAGCAGGGTGGCACCAAGCTCGTGAAGGATCTGCGCCCCGGGGACCGCGTGCTGGCGGCCGACGACCAGGGCCGGCTGCTCTACAGCGACTTCCTCACCTTCCTGGACCGCGACGACCGCGCCAAGAAGGTCTTCTACGTGGTGGAGACCCGGGAGCCGCGGGAGCGCCTCCTGCTCACGGCCGCGCACCTGCTCTTCgtggcgccgccgccgccgccgctgccgccgctcAACGCGTCCGCGGCCGGGTCCGGGCCCGGGTCCGAGCCTGCCGGCGCGCCGTGGGCCGCCGCGGGGCCCCCGCCCGGGGCGCTCTTCGCCAGCCGCGTGCGCCCGGGCCAGCGCGTGTACGTGGTGGCCGAGCGCGACGGGGACCGCCGGCTGCTGCCCGCCGCGGTGCACAGCGTGACGCTGCGCGAGGAGGTGGCGGGCGCGTACGCGCCGCTCACGGCGCAGGGCACCATTCTCATCAACCGGGTGCTGGCCTCGTGCTACGCCGTCATCGAGGAGCACGGCCTGGCGCACCGGGCCTTCGCGCCCTTCCGCCTGGCGCACGCGCTGCTGGCCGCGCTGGCCCCTCCGGCGCCCACGGACCGCGGCGGCCACGGCCACGGCCCCGCGTCCGAGCCCGCGGCCGCCTCGGGCATCCACTGGTACTCGCAGCTGCTCTACCACCTGGGCACCTGGCTGCTGGACAGCGAGGCCCTGCACCCCCTGGGCATGGCGGTCACGGCCAGCTGA